The Theileria equi strain WA chromosome 2 map unlocalized gcontig_1105316255037, whole genome shotgun sequence genomic sequence TATGGACTATAATACCATTTCCGTATGTTTTAATTGTGTAAGATTGTATTTTGTAATGACCATTATTAAAAGGTTTTTTATGACTTTAGCGTctttattttaaaatatttacGAATTAGATAtattgcgtattgtttTAAGTTTGCAGTGATTATTATTTTTCTGTAAACAGCAGACTTCTTATTTGCAGTTGTGGAATTTTTCTATTTTAGCTGAtttaaaaacatttttacattcatccaCGATATCTAACTACAATTCTATAATGATtctttgattttaaaataattAGGACATGTTATAGGGTGAGAAATATGCATGTTTGTATATTGCATGGAAAGATATATATCGAGTTATTTGCTAGTTTGATGTATAGCATATTGTATAGTGAAATAACTCAATaattttttatatcatcttATCGTTCTATCAAGTACAGTGGTTTATGGTATTAAAAATGTGACAGCCTAATAGAAGCCTTTTGTATGGACATGCATATTTCTCAAGTGCTTTATAGACATAAATATTTGTCGTAGGTACTAAAATGAGCGaatcaaaaatggaaatcCAAGATGGATCACATAAAAAAACAAGAATGATGGAGCGAATGTCTAAACATGATGTTAATGTATTGGAAAACATGGTACCTAAGCTCCCTCGTATAACTGGGCTGGTCTATGATAAGACATTAAAACGTTGGAGATCCATAGTTCCCTCTGTATACTCGTCTAAGCGTACGGTTAGGTATTTTAGCGTCAGAAAATATGGCTTCAAAAAGGCATGGCTGAAGGCTCTGCATCATATTTGTAATTCCATAATAAGTCATCTAATGGCAAAAGCAAAAAGAAAAAGCCATAGAATTGGTTATTCTGATGTTGAAACAGAATCTGAATATGGTAATGATGAATTTCTCCTGGATAGGACTAAACtagatgaaaatattttccATGATATGAATACAAAAAACCTCGATAACTTGAACAGTGAAATTGGCATAGATACATCTGATTGTGACATATTGTATCCAATTTTTAAGTATGTTTTATCTAAACCCGTATCTGGGAAGCATGAAACCACTGATGAAGATCCTCGCAAACTGAGGGCTGCACTTTTTGATAAAAGCATATCCAGAGACAATCATTCACATAAAAACGAGGATATAAATCACGAAGTCCTTTTGGGAAGACTTCCAACAAAAGCTGATAAGAGTAGTACAAGTATGGAAACAGCAGGTACAGATACAACTGGGTTAGACAGTTTGGAAAATGAGTCCAGGGAATATGAAACAAAGCAGTTAGAAAGATCAGACAACGACGATCGTTTGTACAGTTTAAGAAAAAACCCAAAAAAGTCCAAAAGAATTGATGAAAACTATTTTATAACAAGTGAAAACAGCATTGAAATGTTGACGTTCGATGATGAGATTTGCAACATTGAAGCTAGAAACCGGGACTCATTTTCGAATACGGATATTCTTATGGGACAAAGGAGCGGCAATTCAGTATACAGTACAGAATACCGTTTGGAGtcatttgaaaatttggTGTCTGATTCTGATGATCATTTAAAGTGTAAGGACGATACTAGCTTAGGACGCAACTTGATCGACGTAGATTTCGACAAATATATAAAAGCATTAGATTTGTTcgatgatgaaaagaacCTGAATGACAGTGGAAATACAGGTTGTACTAAACATGttcaaaaagaagaaaaaaatcacacaaaaaatggaaagCCATCAGGTAAATTTGAAGCACTTCTTGCGGCCACTAGATCTTCAGCAAAGAATTCTCCGTCATATGAGAAAATTGAAGATCAATCAAAAATTGCAAACAGTTTGCGCCCGTGGCATCAGTGTAAGTTATTTGTTAGATGATCTCAATCGATACAGGTATTGTCTGGATCCCAAGCATTTCTCGTTGGAGAACGCTGTATTATGATGATATGTCAGTCAAACATACAAAGACATTCACACCTGCTGTATTTGGGGGCGTAGAGGCGGCGTATTATGCTGCTGTAGAATTTAGGAACATGATAGACAATATGAACGGTTTAACATCTCTTGCAACTATAAGACGTACTTGGAACAAGACAGGTGCAAACATAAAACACACAAGAGAAGAAACACTCAAAAacatgaagaagagaaggGAAAATTTTGCCAAGTGTAATAACTGGACTGAAAACACGGAATATTCTAAACCAAATTCTACACATCATCGTACATCAcaaaagaggaagattGAAAAATTATCGAATGAAATAAACTCAGATGATGGATATAGTGCATATATACAGGAGGGTTTATCGGAACATAGTTTATTAGGTTTGGATGCTAAGTATCTCTGTATGCCAATACCCATAAACTGGCATAATGATTGCAAAACTTATGTAGAATCATAGTCACTCTATTTATACTAATAGCTCCTTTATATGTCTATTAAATATGATTAGAACATCGTCAGAAGCGCGTGAATTTTTTGAGAAGTTAACGTCCAACTTTATATCAAAACATGTGCGATTTTGAATTTATTATAAACGCTTCATAGGATCATTGTGTAGACAAGTTGCTACATAAGCGCGGAGAATGCTATATACATGATCATTCCAAGGTACGCTCAAAATATCCACAGACTCCTCGTGATTCTTCACAAACTCAGCACAATAACAGGATATTATACTATATGAACGCTCGatatttgaaaaattcGCTTGCTGTGAGAGGTTTTTTTGTGACTCTTGCTTCACAAATGCATAGATTCTACAACGAGGGCAATTCAGCCTTTAAAGAGAAAAATTACAAGTTGGCAGCCTCATTTTACCAAAAGGTTGTATATTATATCCCTCCAAATATCACCGTTCAGGTGTTTGTGCAATTGGACTACACATTTCCGGAGGATGATAACTGGGAGAAAAAGTTTGGCAGAATAAGGGCGAAGACTAACTTAAATATGGCTTTAACTCAATACAAACTTGCAAATTATAACGATTGTATAAGATATTGCAATGATGTTAGCACCTGGCAAATAGTAGACATTTCATACAGATAATAAATCAGACACCTGCAAATATAAAGGCACACACCACCAGAGGTTTATCGCATATCATGCTATCACAACTAGAGGATGCAAAAAAGGTTCGGAATCCTCACACATTTCATTT encodes the following:
- a CDS encoding conserved hypothetical protein (encoded by transcript BEWA_043280A), with translation MSESKMEIQDGSHKKTRMMERMSKHDVNVLENMVPKLPRITGLVYDKTLKRWRSIVPSVYSSKRTVRYFSVRKYGFKKAWLKALHHICNSIISHLMAKAKRKSHRIGYSDVETESEYGNDEFLLDRTKLDENIFHDMNTKNLDNLNSEIGIDTSDCDILYPIFKYVLSKPVSGKHETTDEDPRKLRAALFDKSISRDNHSHKNEDINHEVLLGRLPTKADKSSTSMETAGTDTTGLDSLENESREYETKQLERSDNDDRLYSLRKNPKKSKRIDENYFITSENSIEMLTFDDEICNIEARNRDSFSNTDILMGQRSGNSVYSTEYRLESFENLVSDSDDHLKCKDDTSLGRNLIDVDFDKYIKALDLFDDEKNLNDSGNTGCTKHVQKEEKNHTKNGKPSGKFEALLAATRSSAKNSPSYEKIEDQSKIANSLRPWHQCIVWIPSISRWRTLYYDDMSVKHTKTFTPAVFGGVEAAYYAAVEFRNMIDNMNGLTSLATIRRTWNKTGANIKHTREETLKNMKKRRENFAKCNNWTENTEYSKPNSTHHRTSQKRKIEKLSNEINSDDGYSAYIQEGLSEHSLLGLDAKYLCMPIPINWHNDCKTYVES
- a CDS encoding tetratricopeptide repeat domain containing protein (encoded by transcript BEWA_043290A) yields the protein MNARYLKNSLAVRGFFVTLASQMHRFYNEGNSAFKEKNYKLAASFYQKVVFVQLDYTFPEDDNWEKKFGRIRAKTNLNMALTQYKLANYNDCIRYCNDIINQTPANIKAHTTRGLSHIMLSQLEDAKKDFETIMKLDPSSQSAKEQRRRIDEIVFFSCTFVHYSQEKKHKTREKVLYKAMFGTS